Proteins from one Clostridium cellulovorans 743B genomic window:
- a CDS encoding N-acetylmuramoyl-L-alanine amidase yields the protein MKTNKKYKVLLFCVLMVLFTFGYTFKTSALVSLPGRICIDIPQSGQTVNSQGITIAGWALNSSGVKEVDIFVDGIYVAKTATNILRPDVNKAFPGYPNGDKSGYSYTIGFDVLQLGNRNVTVRAVGNDGTVTDQSVKVNYSGKSIKTTVDEPVQDSTLNGDVIVRGWAISSSGIKVVNILVDDKKIGQAIIGQPRPDVNAVFPQYTGSEKSGFSYTIKNTSIVAGNRKITVEAVSNDGLIDRKNVSVISKNTGFKYSIDTPTGDARISKSDVQLTGWALQNAGVKQINVLIDGKQIGQTTTNIIRPDVDAAFPGYSNGAVSGFSYNIDSNYLNEGNVNLTLLVTDSIGNTDVISKVLNVKESRICIDTPKNGTSYDKRNVTIAGWSLHNAGVKEVKVIIDNKTYNAKIGQTRTDVNNVYPGYIDGAKSGFTFTIDSNLLQNGRKDIIVKSVSKDGTVIQASVPILVTNTVISKGQLFIDDPINNLTSNDSDVTVRGWAIHTYGIDKIEVLVNDRVVATTTTSVARPDVAAAFKEYSELVNIDNSGYSLKLSKNLISEGSNDIVVRAVAYNGAIVSASKKITMIKPVARLAIDSPTNNSNVLGQNILVGGWALNSSGIQKVEVYLNGALLGNATLGISRPDVNAVYPGYPAGNSSGYQMTIPSTSLARGSNIIEVKAYGNDWDCVVNTVRVYNGFSKTIVLDPGHNYGGDYGAAYTLNGIYYSETQLNMDFSVKLKAILEAKGYKVILTREASERSTLSLYDSLKARVNAANSINADLFISLHHNASIASSASGVDVFYSSWRPNIDTSGLVDIGDDTFDTTPSLPAKNSKVIAQKIVDAMAATGYLNRGITDSNLYVTRNTNMTSVLVELGFISNPAEAAKCANPLEQNKKAVAIANAVDAFLKTN from the coding sequence TTGAAAACAAACAAAAAATACAAAGTATTATTGTTTTGTGTATTAATGGTACTATTCACCTTTGGTTATACCTTTAAGACAAGTGCACTAGTTTCACTTCCTGGGAGAATCTGCATAGATATACCCCAAAGTGGGCAAACTGTTAATTCTCAAGGAATAACTATTGCTGGTTGGGCATTAAATTCCTCAGGGGTAAAAGAAGTAGATATATTTGTTGATGGAATTTATGTAGCAAAGACAGCTACAAACATTTTAAGACCAGATGTTAATAAAGCATTTCCTGGATATCCTAATGGAGATAAATCAGGATACAGTTACACAATTGGTTTTGATGTCCTACAGTTAGGGAATAGAAATGTAACAGTAAGAGCTGTCGGCAATGATGGAACTGTTACAGATCAATCTGTTAAAGTGAATTATTCTGGAAAAAGTATTAAAACTACTGTAGATGAGCCTGTTCAGGATAGTACTTTAAATGGAGATGTTATTGTTAGGGGATGGGCTATAAGCTCAAGTGGCATAAAGGTAGTTAATATCCTTGTAGATGACAAGAAAATTGGACAAGCAATTATTGGGCAACCAAGACCAGATGTTAATGCAGTTTTTCCACAATATACTGGATCAGAGAAAAGTGGTTTTTCATATACCATTAAAAATACTAGTATAGTTGCAGGAAATAGAAAAATAACTGTTGAAGCTGTAAGTAACGATGGTTTAATTGACAGAAAAAACGTTTCAGTAATTTCAAAAAATACTGGATTTAAATATAGTATTGATACACCAACAGGAGACGCAAGAATATCAAAATCGGATGTTCAGTTAACTGGGTGGGCGCTACAAAATGCTGGTGTTAAGCAAATAAATGTTCTAATCGATGGAAAACAGATTGGACAAACAACTACAAATATAATTAGACCAGATGTAGATGCGGCATTCCCGGGTTATAGTAACGGAGCTGTTTCAGGATTTTCCTATAATATTGATAGTAATTACTTAAATGAAGGTAATGTCAACCTTACTCTTTTAGTAACAGATTCTATTGGAAATACTGATGTTATAAGCAAAGTTCTTAATGTTAAGGAATCAAGAATATGTATTGATACGCCAAAAAACGGGACAAGTTATGATAAGAGAAATGTCACAATAGCAGGATGGAGTCTCCATAATGCTGGTGTGAAGGAAGTTAAAGTAATTATCGATAATAAAACCTATAATGCTAAAATTGGACAAACGAGAACTGATGTAAATAATGTATATCCTGGATATATAGATGGTGCTAAATCAGGTTTTACTTTTACTATAGATAGTAATTTACTTCAAAACGGAAGAAAAGATATTATAGTTAAAAGTGTAAGCAAGGATGGAACTGTCATACAGGCGTCTGTTCCAATTCTAGTTACTAATACTGTTATTAGTAAAGGGCAACTATTTATCGATGATCCTATAAATAATTTAACTTCTAATGACTCAGATGTAACTGTAAGAGGTTGGGCAATCCATACTTATGGAATAGATAAAATAGAAGTTTTAGTAAATGATAGAGTTGTTGCAACAACAACAACATCAGTTGCTAGACCAGATGTAGCAGCGGCCTTTAAGGAATATTCAGAACTAGTAAACATTGATAATAGTGGATATAGCCTTAAGTTATCAAAAAATTTGATATCAGAAGGAAGCAACGATATAGTTGTGAGAGCTGTAGCATATAATGGAGCAATCGTCAGTGCATCAAAAAAAATAACAATGATAAAGCCAGTAGCAAGATTAGCAATTGACAGTCCAACTAATAATAGCAACGTTTTAGGACAAAATATTTTAGTTGGTGGTTGGGCGTTGAATTCCTCAGGAATTCAAAAAGTAGAGGTATACCTAAATGGAGCATTATTAGGAAACGCAACTCTTGGTATTAGTAGACCAGATGTAAATGCGGTATATCCAGGTTACCCAGCAGGTAATAGCAGTGGATATCAAATGACTATCCCTTCCACTTCTTTAGCACGAGGAAGCAATATTATCGAAGTAAAGGCATACGGTAATGATTGGGATTGTGTGGTGAATACAGTAAGAGTATATAATGGATTCTCGAAGACTATAGTACTTGATCCAGGTCACAATTATGGTGGTGACTATGGAGCAGCGTATACTCTAAATGGTATATATTATTCTGAAACACAATTAAACATGGACTTTTCTGTAAAACTTAAAGCTATCCTTGAAGCGAAAGGATACAAAGTTATTCTTACAAGAGAAGCCAGTGAGAGATCAACCCTTTCATTATATGATAGTTTGAAGGCTAGAGTAAATGCAGCTAATAGCATAAATGCTGATTTATTTATAAGTCTTCACCATAATGCTAGTATAGCTTCGTCAGCTTCCGGTGTTGACGTATTCTACAGTTCATGGAGACCGAATATTGATACTTCTGGACTTGTAGACATTGGAGATGATACTTTTGATACAACACCTTCATTGCCAGCAAAAAATAGTAAAGTTATAGCTCAAAAAATTGTTGATGCTATGGCAGCTACAGGCTATTTAAATAGAGGAATAACAGATAGTAACTTATATGTAACAAGAAATACAAATATGACTTCTGTATTAGTAGAGTTAGGATTTATTTCTAATCCTGCTGAAGCAGCAAAATGTGCAAACCCTCTAGAACAAAACAAAAAAGCAGTAGCTATAGCAAACGCTGTAGATGCTTTCTTAAAAACAAATTAA
- a CDS encoding transporter, with protein sequence MLEQNNEKEEIISEAENVEVEETKVVEETEAIEDVKAESPKVEEVKKVDSFKSRSFISALGVSVIDTIITTAIAMLIFLVSKPVLKGLGYKIVANKEYGVVAILLVVSALCYYTICRCVKNGKTLGEAIL encoded by the coding sequence ATGTTAGAACAAAATAATGAAAAAGAAGAAATTATATCAGAGGCTGAAAACGTAGAAGTTGAAGAAACTAAAGTAGTTGAAGAAACAGAAGCAATTGAAGATGTTAAAGCTGAGTCACCAAAGGTTGAAGAAGTTAAAAAGGTAGATTCTTTTAAGTCAAGATCATTTATAAGTGCTTTAGGTGTTTCTGTAATCGATACGATAATAACTACTGCTATTGCAATGTTAATATTCCTTGTATCTAAACCTGTTTTAAAAGGGCTTGGATATAAAATAGTTGCAAATAAAGAATACGGTGTAGTTGCTATTTTACTTGTTGTTTCAGCACTTTGCTACTATACAATATGCAGATGTGTTAAAAACGGCAAGACTTTAGGAGAAGCTATTCTATAG
- a CDS encoding ZIP family metal transporter, whose protein sequence is MFENLSAIQLALLGGLFTWAMTALGSAMVFFFKEIKPKTLNLMLGIASGIMIAASFWSLLLPALELSNHYRFPWFPVVLGFGLGGAFLYLTDKIVPHIHRLEDKPEGPPSSLKRSILLVVAITMHNIPEGLSFGVAFGNATYQNLSIASAAVLALGIGLQNFPEGAAVSIPLRRDGMSRYKAFMYGQASGIVEPLAAVFGAALALWISPLLPYALAFAAGAMIYVVVEELIPESQTDSHLYGHSATFGAMLGFMIMTFLDIALG, encoded by the coding sequence ATGTTTGAAAACTTAAGCGCTATACAGCTTGCTCTTTTAGGTGGATTATTCACCTGGGCAATGACTGCTTTAGGCTCAGCAATGGTTTTTTTCTTTAAAGAGATAAAACCTAAAACTTTAAATTTGATGCTTGGTATTGCCAGTGGTATTATGATTGCGGCTTCCTTTTGGTCTTTACTATTACCAGCTCTAGAACTTAGCAACCATTATCGTTTTCCTTGGTTTCCGGTTGTGTTAGGTTTTGGACTAGGCGGTGCCTTTCTGTATTTAACTGATAAAATAGTTCCACATATTCACAGACTTGAAGACAAACCTGAAGGTCCTCCAAGTAGCTTAAAACGTAGTATACTTTTAGTTGTTGCTATAACAATGCATAATATTCCTGAAGGCTTATCCTTCGGTGTAGCATTTGGTAATGCAACATATCAAAATCTTTCTATAGCAAGTGCTGCTGTTTTAGCTCTTGGTATTGGATTACAAAACTTTCCTGAAGGTGCTGCTGTATCCATCCCTTTAAGGCGTGATGGTATGTCTAGATATAAAGCTTTTATGTACGGTCAAGCTTCTGGTATTGTAGAACCTTTAGCAGCTGTTTTCGGAGCTGCTTTGGCTCTTTGGATATCACCACTTTTACCTTATGCTTTAGCTTTTGCTGCTGGTGCTATGATTTATGTAGTAGTTGAAGAATTAATTCCTGAGTCACAAACTGACTCGCATCTATATGGTCATTCTGCCACCTTTGGAGCAATGCTAGGTTTTATGATAATGACTTTCTTAGATATCGCTCTTGGATAA
- the gltB gene encoding glutamate synthase large subunit: MKYTQEAQGMYDPRFEKDACGIGAIAHIKGIKSHNVVENSLSMLAKMEHRGGAGADEKVGDGAGLLIQIPHKLFKKVCEFSLPEATEYAVAMCFFPKESDKREVEKKNFVSMLEEKGLKVIGCRQVPIDASDIGEAAKVVMPYMEQIFIEKPKTIESQLEFEKLLYRARRKFEKASEDSYIVSLSSKTIVYKGMLSATQMETFYLDLLDEDCESAIAMVHSRFSTNTFPSWEKAHPNRYMIHNGEINTIRGNVNWVKAREAALKSEVFGEQLQEILPVVGKQDSDSAMLDNTVEFLYMNGRTLPQIMMMLVPEPWSKNTQMPKNKRDFYEYYSTMMEPWDGPAALAFTDGEILGATLDRNGLRPSRFYVTNDDFMILSSEVGVLDIDEATVVKKGRLTPGRMLLVDTKQGTIIDDTKLKETYSNMHPYGDWVSENLIKLDNVDATVDTEVKLSVEERTRLQKAFGFTFEDVMSTIKPMCDSGQEPLSAMGIDSPLAVLSEKPQPLFNYFKQMFAQVTNPPIDAIREEIVTSVRTYLGAEGNLLSDVEANCRRIKLSSPIVIKEEMDKILSLEEAGFKSEVISIVFDKTSETLEEALERVFEKAEAALKDGKSLLVLSDRVTNEKLVPIPSLLAVAAVHHHFIRLGNRTEISIVLESGEPREVHHFATLIGYGVNAIYPYLAYESIKGLCEDGLITLDYAKAVYNYRKASVKGIVKVLSKMGISTIQSYNGAQIFQAIGIASETINKYFTGTSSPINGIGIKEIEKEAVLRHIQGFDKRNPDLTLESDGEYRYRSNKEEHLYNPLTIHKLQNSCRNGSYEEFKEFSSLINKEDRLMSLRNLLDFDFVENPIPLDEVESVESIVKRFKTGAMSFGSISREAHQCLAIAMNKIGAKSNTGEGGEERDRFSDSRRSAIKQVASGRFGVTSEYLVNSDEIQIKIAQGAKPGEGGQLPANKVYPWVAKARNSTPFVGLISPPPHHDIYSIEDLAQLIYDLKNANPDAKINVKLVSEAGVGTIAAGVAKGGAEVILISGYDGGTGASPKNSIKHAGLPWELGLAETHQTLVLNGLRNRLKIETDGKLLTGRDIAIAAMLGAEEFGFATGPLVVMGCVMMRVCNLDTCPVGIATQNEELRKRFTGDPEHVVNYMMFMARELREYMAKLGFRTVEEMVGRTDKLKKKNLDGWKTKNIDLSKILHKPESSLHMEDTTVNPLRGKIDETIDAKTIIPACEKAIENKEKVTITVNTINTDRTLGTLLGSKISKKYGEEGLPEDTITINVNGTGGQSFGAFVPRGVTLSLVGDSNDYVGKGLSGGKIIIREGEKSTLNPRENIIIGNVALYGATAGKVFIKGIAGERFAVRNSGVEAVVEGVGDHGCEYMTGGKVVVLGTIGRNFGAGMSGGIAYILDEENSFKEKINEEMVFIETVEAEDEAGLLGLIKEHYENTNSEIAKAISLNFDSYKGKFIKIMPKEYKKALKERGI, translated from the coding sequence ATGAAGTATACACAAGAAGCTCAAGGAATGTATGATCCTAGGTTTGAAAAAGATGCTTGTGGAATTGGAGCGATAGCGCATATAAAAGGTATAAAATCCCATAATGTTGTAGAAAATTCACTTTCTATGTTAGCAAAAATGGAGCATAGAGGTGGAGCTGGTGCTGATGAAAAAGTTGGAGATGGTGCTGGTTTACTAATCCAAATACCACATAAATTATTTAAAAAAGTTTGTGAGTTTTCTCTTCCAGAAGCTACAGAATATGCAGTAGCTATGTGCTTCTTCCCTAAGGAGTCAGATAAAAGAGAAGTTGAAAAGAAAAACTTTGTGTCAATGTTAGAAGAAAAAGGTCTAAAAGTGATAGGTTGTAGACAAGTACCTATTGATGCTTCAGATATTGGTGAAGCAGCTAAAGTAGTTATGCCATATATGGAACAAATATTTATTGAAAAGCCAAAGACAATAGAAAGTCAGCTGGAATTTGAAAAGCTATTATATAGAGCAAGAAGAAAGTTTGAAAAAGCATCAGAAGATTCTTATATCGTAAGTCTTTCTTCAAAGACAATAGTTTATAAGGGTATGCTTAGTGCAACTCAAATGGAAACTTTTTATTTAGATTTACTTGATGAGGATTGCGAAAGTGCCATAGCTATGGTACATTCAAGATTTAGTACAAATACATTCCCAAGCTGGGAAAAGGCTCATCCAAACAGATACATGATTCACAATGGAGAAATTAACACAATAAGAGGAAATGTTAACTGGGTTAAAGCAAGAGAAGCTGCTTTAAAATCTGAAGTTTTTGGAGAACAATTACAAGAAATACTTCCTGTAGTTGGAAAACAAGATTCAGACTCTGCTATGCTTGATAATACAGTAGAATTTCTATATATGAATGGAAGAACACTTCCACAAATAATGATGATGCTTGTTCCAGAACCATGGAGCAAGAATACGCAAATGCCTAAAAATAAGAGGGACTTCTACGAATATTATTCAACAATGATGGAACCATGGGATGGACCAGCAGCATTAGCCTTTACTGATGGAGAAATTTTAGGCGCAACTTTAGATAGAAACGGATTAAGACCATCAAGATTTTATGTTACAAATGATGATTTTATGATTTTATCCTCTGAAGTTGGTGTTCTTGATATAGATGAAGCAACTGTTGTTAAAAAAGGTAGATTAACTCCTGGTAGAATGCTTCTAGTAGATACAAAACAAGGTACAATAATCGATGATACAAAATTAAAGGAAACATATTCTAATATGCATCCATATGGAGATTGGGTATCGGAAAACTTAATAAAGCTTGATAATGTAGACGCAACTGTTGATACTGAAGTTAAATTATCAGTTGAAGAAAGAACTAGACTTCAAAAAGCTTTTGGCTTCACTTTCGAAGATGTAATGAGTACCATAAAGCCTATGTGTGATAGTGGACAAGAACCTTTATCAGCAATGGGTATAGATTCTCCACTTGCAGTTTTAAGTGAAAAACCACAACCATTATTTAACTACTTTAAGCAAATGTTTGCCCAAGTTACAAATCCACCAATAGATGCTATAAGAGAAGAAATAGTTACTTCAGTAAGAACTTATCTTGGAGCTGAAGGTAATCTTTTATCAGATGTTGAAGCTAACTGTAGAAGAATTAAGCTTTCTTCGCCAATAGTTATAAAAGAGGAAATGGATAAAATTCTTTCTTTAGAAGAGGCTGGATTTAAATCAGAAGTTATTTCTATAGTTTTTGATAAGACTTCAGAAACATTAGAAGAAGCTCTTGAAAGAGTGTTTGAAAAGGCAGAAGCTGCTTTAAAAGATGGAAAGAGCCTACTGGTTCTATCAGATAGAGTTACTAATGAAAAATTAGTTCCTATTCCATCACTTTTAGCTGTTGCAGCTGTTCATCATCACTTTATAAGATTAGGAAATAGAACAGAAATAAGTATTGTTCTTGAGTCTGGAGAGCCAAGAGAAGTTCATCATTTTGCAACTTTAATAGGCTATGGAGTTAATGCTATTTATCCATATTTAGCTTATGAAAGCATAAAAGGTCTTTGTGAAGATGGACTTATAACGCTTGATTATGCTAAGGCAGTATATAACTATAGAAAAGCAAGTGTTAAAGGAATAGTAAAAGTTCTATCAAAGATGGGTATTTCAACAATCCAATCTTACAATGGAGCACAGATATTCCAAGCTATAGGTATAGCATCAGAGACTATTAATAAATACTTCACAGGAACTTCTTCACCAATCAACGGTATCGGTATTAAAGAAATCGAAAAAGAAGCTGTTCTAAGACACATTCAAGGTTTTGATAAGAGAAATCCTGATTTAACTTTAGAATCAGATGGTGAATATAGATACAGAAGCAATAAAGAAGAGCATTTATATAATCCTCTTACAATTCATAAATTACAAAATTCTTGTAGAAATGGAAGTTATGAAGAGTTCAAAGAGTTCTCAAGCTTAATAAATAAAGAAGACAGATTGATGAGTTTAAGAAACTTATTAGACTTTGACTTCGTAGAAAATCCAATTCCACTTGATGAAGTTGAATCAGTTGAAAGCATAGTAAAGAGATTTAAAACTGGAGCTATGTCATTTGGTTCAATCAGCAGAGAAGCGCATCAATGTTTAGCTATTGCTATGAACAAAATTGGTGCAAAATCAAACACTGGTGAAGGTGGAGAAGAAAGAGATAGATTTAGTGATTCAAGAAGATCTGCTATTAAGCAAGTTGCTTCAGGTAGATTTGGTGTTACGTCAGAATATCTTGTAAATTCAGATGAAATCCAAATCAAAATTGCACAAGGAGCTAAACCAGGTGAAGGTGGTCAATTGCCTGCTAATAAAGTATACCCATGGGTTGCTAAAGCTAGAAATTCAACACCTTTTGTTGGTCTAATATCACCACCACCACACCATGATATATATTCAATCGAAGACTTAGCTCAACTTATTTATGACCTTAAGAATGCTAATCCAGATGCTAAGATCAATGTTAAGTTAGTTTCTGAAGCAGGGGTTGGAACTATCGCTGCTGGTGTTGCTAAAGGCGGAGCTGAAGTTATATTAATAAGTGGATATGATGGTGGTACAGGAGCATCTCCTAAGAACTCAATTAAGCATGCTGGACTTCCTTGGGAACTAGGGCTTGCAGAAACTCATCAAACCCTTGTATTAAATGGATTAAGAAATAGATTAAAGATAGAAACAGACGGTAAGCTTTTAACAGGAAGAGATATAGCTATAGCAGCTATGCTTGGAGCTGAGGAGTTTGGATTTGCAACTGGTCCTCTAGTTGTAATGGGTTGCGTAATGATGAGAGTATGTAACTTAGATACATGTCCAGTTGGTATAGCAACTCAAAATGAAGAGTTAAGAAAGAGATTTACTGGAGATCCAGAACATGTAGTTAACTACATGATGTTTATGGCTAGAGAGTTAAGAGAATATATGGCTAAATTAGGCTTCAGAACTGTTGAGGAAATGGTTGGAAGAACTGATAAGCTTAAGAAGAAGAATCTTGATGGATGGAAAACAAAGAATATAGATCTTTCAAAGATCCTTCATAAGCCAGAATCATCTCTTCATATGGAAGATACTACTGTAAATCCTTTAAGAGGAAAAATAGATGAAACTATAGATGCTAAGACTATAATTCCTGCTTGTGAAAAAGCTATTGAGAACAAGGAAAAGGTTACAATTACAGTAAATACAATTAATACAGATAGAACTCTTGGAACTCTTCTTGGAAGCAAAATTTCTAAGAAATACGGAGAAGAAGGACTTCCAGAAGATACAATCACCATCAATGTCAATGGTACTGGCGGACAAAGCTTTGGAGCATTTGTACCAAGGGGTGTTACTTTAAGCTTAGTAGGAGACTCAAACGACTATGTTGGTAAGGGGCTATCAGGCGGTAAGATAATAATAAGAGAAGGAGAAAAATCTACTCTTAACCCAAGAGAAAATATCATAATCGGTAACGTAGCATTATACGGAGCAACTGCTGGTAAGGTATTTATAAAGGGTATTGCAGGAGAAAGATTTGCTGTTAGAAACTCAGGAGTTGAAGCGGTAGTTGAAGGTGTTGGCGACCACGGTTGTGAATACATGACAGGCGGAAAAGTCGTGGTTTTAGGAACTATCGGAAGAAACTTTGGTGCTGGTATGTCAGGTGGTATCGCGTACATTCTTGACGAAGAAAATAGCTTTAAGGAAAAAATCAACGAAGAAATGGTTTTTATCGAGACTGTTGAAGCTGAAGATGAAGCTGGATTATTAGGGCTTATAAAAGAACACTATGAAAATACTAATTCTGAAATTGCAAAGGCTATATCTCTAAACTTTGATAGCTATAAAGGTAAGTTTATAAAGATCATGCCAAAAGAATACAAAAAAGCTTTGAAAGAGAGGGGAATATAG
- a CDS encoding glutamate synthase subunit beta, which produces MGKATGFLEYKRITGTKLKPSIRIKNYKEFTTPLSKEDQQIQASRCMDCGVPFCQYGGMMANAASGCPVNNLIPEWNDLIYKGMWKTAVDRLLKTNNFPEFTGRVCPAPCEGACTDGLHGEPVTIKENELSIIENAFAEGYIKPNPPKERTGKRVAVIGAGPAGLACGDMLNRKGHDVTIIERADRPGGLLMYGIPNMKLDKQIVARRVEFLEAEGVKFSLNHDITKTEDIDKFMSEYDAVVLACGATKPRDLIVEGRDLKGIHFAVDFLKATTKSLLDSELADNNYISAKDLNVVVIGGGDTGTDCIATSLRHGAKSLVQLEIMGKAPEKRAENNPWPQYPKVLKTDYGQDEFIDAYGKDPREYCTSVKKFIGDENGNVKEALIVKVEWVKNENGAVIPKEIPGSEQVIKADLVLLAMGFVGAEESLIEKFNVEKDNRGNVKAEYMDFATSVPKVYSCGDVRRGQSLVVWAIKEGRECAEKVDLDIMGAMI; this is translated from the coding sequence ATGGGAAAAGCAACAGGATTTCTAGAATACAAACGTATTACAGGTACTAAGTTAAAACCAAGTATAAGAATAAAAAATTATAAAGAATTTACAACTCCTCTTTCAAAAGAAGATCAACAAATCCAAGCAAGTAGATGTATGGATTGCGGGGTTCCATTCTGCCAATATGGGGGAATGATGGCAAACGCTGCTTCAGGATGTCCGGTAAATAATCTTATTCCTGAGTGGAATGATTTAATATACAAAGGTATGTGGAAAACAGCTGTAGACAGATTGCTTAAGACAAATAATTTTCCAGAATTCACAGGCAGGGTTTGCCCTGCCCCTTGTGAAGGCGCATGTACAGATGGACTTCATGGAGAGCCAGTAACTATTAAAGAAAATGAATTATCTATAATAGAAAATGCTTTTGCTGAAGGATATATAAAACCAAACCCACCAAAAGAAAGAACTGGAAAAAGGGTTGCCGTTATAGGCGCAGGTCCTGCAGGTCTTGCTTGTGGAGATATGTTAAACAGAAAAGGTCACGATGTTACAATTATTGAAAGAGCTGATAGACCAGGCGGATTATTAATGTATGGAATTCCAAACATGAAGCTTGATAAGCAAATCGTAGCAAGAAGAGTTGAATTTTTAGAAGCTGAGGGTGTTAAATTCTCATTAAATCATGATATAACTAAAACTGAAGATATAGATAAATTCATGTCTGAATATGATGCTGTAGTTTTAGCTTGTGGTGCTACAAAACCAAGAGATTTAATTGTTGAAGGAAGAGATCTTAAAGGTATTCATTTTGCAGTGGATTTCCTAAAAGCTACAACTAAAAGCTTATTAGATAGTGAACTTGCTGATAATAACTATATATCTGCAAAGGATCTTAATGTAGTAGTTATCGGTGGTGGTGATACAGGAACAGACTGTATTGCAACGTCATTAAGACATGGAGCTAAATCATTGGTTCAACTGGAAATAATGGGTAAGGCACCAGAGAAAAGAGCTGAAAACAATCCTTGGCCTCAATATCCAAAAGTTTTAAAAACTGACTATGGCCAAGATGAATTCATCGATGCTTATGGAAAAGATCCAAGAGAGTATTGTACATCTGTTAAGAAGTTTATTGGTGATGAAAATGGCAACGTAAAAGAAGCTCTTATTGTTAAAGTAGAGTGGGTAAAAAATGAAAACGGAGCTGTAATTCCAAAGGAAATCCCAGGAAGTGAACAAGTCATTAAAGCTGATTTAGTTCTTCTTGCTATGGGCTTTGTTGGGGCAGAAGAAAGCCTTATTGAAAAGTTCAATGTAGAAAAGGATAACCGTGGAAATGTAAAAGCTGAATATATGGATTTTGCAACTAGCGTTCCAAAAGTTTATAGCTGTGGTGACGTTAGAAGAGGCCAAAGCCTTGTTGTTTGGGCTATTAAAGAAGGCCGCGAATGTGCAGAAAAAGTAGATTTAGATATTATGGGAGCCATGATTTAA
- a CDS encoding restriction endonuclease: MIFYFAKKLLLEILFGGFIIFLLSFLNKKLDKYINCLNDDISKVRTTRQILLLYGASSLYESRLATLDRNNFILWCEKYLSALGYKNILLLDDNPLIDLCCIKSGIKYYVKCKNFNIEETEKSFSIDLVHELICEMVKDKISCGILLTPYSIDPKTKELLDNYNKNLSIIIEDKERLLSNCLDYRIKV, encoded by the coding sequence TTGATTTTTTATTTCGCAAAAAAATTATTATTAGAAATATTGTTTGGTGGTTTCATCATATTTTTACTTAGTTTTTTAAATAAAAAGCTAGATAAATATATCAATTGCCTTAATGATGATATTTCAAAAGTTAGAACAACACGGCAAATATTACTTTTATATGGAGCCTCTTCATTATATGAATCCAGGTTAGCTACTTTAGATAGGAATAATTTTATTCTCTGGTGTGAAAAATATCTTTCTGCTTTAGGTTATAAAAATATACTTCTTCTTGATGATAATCCTTTAATTGACTTATGCTGTATAAAATCTGGCATAAAATATTATGTAAAGTGCAAAAATTTCAATATAGAAGAAACAGAAAAATCTTTTTCAATAGATCTTGTTCACGAACTTATATGCGAAATGGTCAAAGATAAAATTTCTTGTGGTATTCTATTAACTCCTTATTCAATAGATCCTAAAACAAAAGAATTACTAGATAATTATAATAAAAACCTCTCCATTATTATTGAAGATAAAGAAAGGCTATTGTCTAACTGCTTAGACTATAGGATAAAGGTCTAA